The DNA region TCCAGCCGCGCCACATTCGAACCCTCACGGGCAAAAATCTCCGCCTGCTTGCAGGCTTTGAGCAATGCCGCCGTAGACACGAGCGTGCGTGACTTGTAACTGCGCGGAATGATCTGGTGATAATCCGGGAAGGTCCCGTCGATCAACTGCGACACCACTTCCACATCCTTTACACGGAAGAGCACCTGTCCGCGATTCTTCGGGATGACCATGTAGATCGGCTCTTCGCCGTCCGATGCGACGCGCGCCAGTTCGTTCAACGCCCGCGCGGGAATGATGACATTGATCGGCTGCTGCACCGCCTGAGACAACTGGGCTTTGCGCACCGAAAGCCGGAACCCGTCCGCCGCCGCCATCGTGACCTTGTCCTTTTCCACATTCATCAACACGCCCATCAACACGGGACGCGCTTCATCCGTCGAAGCCGCAAATGCCACCTGATGGATCATTTCCTTGAAATCCGCCACGTTCAATTGCACAGCGCCATCCATTTCGGGCGTGGGCAAAGGCGGGAATTCCTGTGCATCGATGCACTTGATATCGTTATTGGATGTGCCGCCTTTTAAATGCAAGTTCTGGGTTTTCAGATCAAGTGTCAATTGCACCTGATCTCCGGGCAAGGTGTTGACCAGAT from Anaerolineales bacterium includes:
- the dnaN gene encoding DNA polymerase III subunit beta, which encodes MKVTVLQENLARGLGIVSRAVSPRSTLPVLSNILIATDEGRLRLSATNLELGITCWIAARVDEEGSTTVPARTFSDLVNTLPGDQVQLTLDLKTQNLHLKGGTSNNDIKCIDAQEFPPLPTPEMDGAVQLNVADFKEMIHQVAFAASTDEARPVLMGVLMNVEKDKVTMAAADGFRLSVRKAQLSQAVQQPINVIIPARALNELARVASDGEEPIYMVIPKNRGQVLFRVKDVEVVSQLIDGTFPDYHQIIPRSYKSRTLVSTAALLKACKQAEIFAREGSNVARLDIKQANGEMQPSEVEISATSEETGKNETIVEATVDGGSVLIAFNVKFLREALEVIRTPNVALETSASNAPGVVRPVGDDDFLHVIMPMHLG